Proteins from a genomic interval of Pseudomonas sp. RC10:
- a CDS encoding SDR family NAD(P)-dependent oxidoreductase encodes MQIEGKVFLVSGGASGLGAATAQMLIEAGAKVMLVDVNGKALDTQLHVLGVNARASVTDITNEAAAQAAVDKALAEFGQINGLINCAGIVGAEKILGKDGPHGLDSFSRVINVNLIGSFNLLRLTAAAIAEGVADEGGERGVIVNTASVAAFDGQIGQAAYAASKGAIASLTLPAARELARFGIRVMTIAPGIFETPMMAGMTPQVRESLSAGVPFPPRLGKPDEYAALVCHIIENSMLNGEVIRLDGALRMAAR; translated from the coding sequence ATGCAGATCGAAGGCAAGGTATTTCTGGTCAGCGGCGGCGCATCGGGTCTGGGCGCGGCGACCGCGCAGATGCTGATCGAGGCGGGCGCTAAGGTCATGCTGGTGGACGTCAATGGCAAGGCGCTGGACACCCAACTGCACGTGCTCGGCGTCAATGCCCGGGCCAGTGTCACCGACATCACGAATGAGGCCGCTGCGCAGGCGGCGGTGGACAAGGCGCTGGCTGAGTTCGGCCAGATCAATGGCCTGATCAATTGTGCGGGCATCGTCGGCGCTGAAAAAATCCTCGGCAAGGACGGCCCCCATGGCCTGGACAGTTTCAGCCGGGTGATAAACGTCAACCTCATCGGCAGCTTCAACCTCCTGCGTCTGACCGCTGCCGCCATCGCCGAGGGCGTGGCGGACGAGGGTGGCGAGCGCGGCGTGATCGTCAACACCGCATCCGTGGCCGCGTTCGACGGCCAGATCGGTCAGGCCGCCTACGCGGCGTCCAAAGGGGCCATCGCCAGCCTGACCTTACCCGCCGCCCGTGAACTCGCGCGGTTCGGCATCCGGGTCATGACCATCGCCCCCGGCATTTTCGAAACCCCGATGATGGCCGGCATGACCCCGCAGGTGCGCGAGAGCCTGTCCGCAGGCGTCCCGTTCCCGCCACGGCTCGGCAAGCCCGACGAATACGCCGCCCTGGTGTGCCACATCATCGAAAACAGCATGCTCAACGGTGAGGTGATCCGTCTCGACGGTGCCTTGCGCATGGCTGCTCGCTAA
- a CDS encoding acetyl-CoA C-acyltransferase, with protein sequence MPHNQRQPQNEDPVVIVSAVRTPMGGFQGDLKSLTAPQLGAAAIRAAVERAGLAAADVEQVLFGCVLPAGLGQAPARQAALGAGLSNGTLCTTLNKMCGSGMQAAIMGHDLLLAGSAGVVVAGGMESMSNAPYLLDKARSGYRMGHGQIVDHMFLDGLEDAYDRGRLMGTFAEDCASFDSFSREAQDAFAIASLTRAQEAMKQGHFDAEIVPVQVTVGKEQKTVSQDEQPPKARLDKIPQLKPAFREGGTVTAANSSSISDGAAALTLMRQSEAERRGLKPLAVIRGHAAYANQPNLFPTAPIGAIEKLMRKTGWSLSDVDLFEINEAFAVVALVTMSKLELPHEKVNVNGGACALGHPIGASGARILVTLLSALKQRGLRRGVAAICIGGGEATAIALELV encoded by the coding sequence ATGCCACACAACCAGCGTCAGCCACAGAACGAAGACCCCGTGGTGATCGTCAGCGCCGTGCGCACGCCCATGGGCGGCTTCCAGGGAGATCTCAAAAGCCTCACGGCGCCGCAACTCGGCGCGGCGGCCATTCGTGCGGCGGTTGAACGTGCGGGGCTAGCGGCTGCGGATGTCGAGCAGGTGCTGTTCGGCTGCGTGCTGCCTGCCGGACTTGGCCAGGCCCCGGCACGACAGGCCGCCTTGGGGGCAGGCCTGAGCAACGGCACCTTGTGCACGACGCTGAACAAGATGTGCGGCTCCGGCATGCAAGCGGCGATCATGGGCCATGACCTGCTGCTGGCGGGCAGCGCCGGGGTGGTGGTCGCGGGCGGCATGGAAAGCATGTCCAACGCGCCGTACCTGCTGGACAAGGCGCGCAGCGGTTATCGCATGGGCCACGGGCAGATCGTCGATCACATGTTTCTCGACGGGCTGGAAGACGCCTACGACCGTGGGCGCCTCATGGGCACCTTCGCTGAGGATTGCGCGTCATTCGACAGTTTCAGTCGCGAGGCCCAGGACGCGTTCGCCATCGCCTCGCTGACCCGGGCCCAAGAGGCCATGAAGCAGGGGCATTTCGACGCTGAAATCGTCCCGGTGCAGGTGACTGTCGGCAAAGAACAGAAAACCGTCTCCCAGGACGAGCAACCGCCGAAAGCCAGGCTGGACAAGATCCCGCAGCTCAAACCGGCTTTTCGCGAAGGGGGAACGGTCACGGCGGCCAACTCCAGTTCAATTTCCGACGGCGCGGCGGCGTTGACGTTGATGCGTCAATCAGAGGCCGAACGGCGCGGGCTGAAGCCTTTGGCGGTGATTCGCGGCCATGCGGCGTATGCCAACCAGCCCAACCTGTTTCCGACCGCACCGATTGGCGCCATCGAAAAACTGATGCGCAAAACCGGCTGGTCCCTTAGCGATGTGGACCTGTTCGAGATCAACGAGGCGTTTGCCGTGGTCGCGTTGGTGACCATGAGCAAGCTGGAACTGCCCCACGAGAAAGTGAACGTCAACGGCGGCGCCTGTGCCCTCGGCCATCCCATTGGTGCCTCGGGGGCGAGGATTCTGGTGACCCTGTTGTCGGCGCTGAAACAGCGGGGGTTGCGACGCGGCGTGGCCGCCATTTGCATCGGCGGCGGCGAAGCGACGGCCATTGCGCTGGAGCTGGTTTAA
- a CDS encoding MFS transporter: MQNPQVDGRSRGHLGYFAFVMLCFFAASSAPTPLYHVYQQAWGFSSALLTLIFAVYALSLLATLLVFGSLSDYLGRRPVILVALLLEALSMLLFIGASDVSWLIAARVLQGVATGIASSALGAAMLDTDQNQGPLINSIAPMFGMALGALGTSALVEYAPMPLLLAFILLLAAFVAQILYLWRVKETVSPQPGVLKTLKPRLYVPQRARSTLLLVLPADIAAWALGGFFLSLAPSLLAAATGSKSVLHGGLAVAALTISGAISIMNLRLRPPQLALLVGCSFLALGVSVILLAVNVGWLWLFFSGAVVAGIGFGASFLGALRLLLPLAHAHERAGLMSTFLALSYLAFCVPALLAGLAVKSEGLVVTTNVYGAVVVVLALLALGGLLMQRMTKARAA; this comes from the coding sequence ATGCAGAACCCGCAAGTCGATGGTCGGAGCCGGGGCCACCTCGGGTATTTCGCGTTTGTGATGCTGTGCTTCTTTGCTGCTTCCAGTGCCCCGACGCCGCTTTACCATGTGTATCAGCAGGCGTGGGGCTTTTCTTCCGCGCTGCTGACGCTGATTTTTGCGGTGTACGCCTTGAGTTTGCTGGCGACGTTGTTGGTGTTCGGTTCGCTGTCAGACTATTTGGGTCGGCGTCCGGTGATCCTCGTCGCTCTGCTGCTGGAGGCCTTGTCGATGCTCTTGTTCATCGGCGCCAGCGACGTCAGTTGGCTGATTGCCGCCCGCGTCTTGCAAGGGGTGGCGACGGGGATCGCCAGCAGCGCGTTGGGCGCGGCGATGCTCGACACCGATCAGAATCAGGGCCCATTGATCAACAGCATTGCGCCGATGTTCGGCATGGCGTTGGGCGCGCTCGGCACCAGCGCGCTGGTCGAATACGCGCCGATGCCGTTGCTGCTGGCCTTCATTCTGCTGCTGGCGGCATTCGTGGCGCAGATCCTGTACCTCTGGCGCGTGAAGGAAACCGTCAGCCCGCAACCCGGTGTGTTGAAGACCCTGAAACCAAGACTCTATGTGCCGCAGCGTGCGCGCAGTACCTTGCTGCTGGTGTTGCCAGCGGACATCGCCGCCTGGGCGCTGGGCGGGTTCTTCCTGTCGCTGGCACCTTCATTGCTCGCCGCCGCGACCGGCTCGAAATCCGTGCTTCACGGTGGTTTGGCGGTGGCGGCTCTGACGATCAGCGGGGCGATTTCCATCATGAACCTGCGCCTGCGCCCGCCGCAATTGGCGCTGTTGGTGGGGTGCAGCTTTTTGGCGTTGGGCGTGTCGGTGATTCTGCTGGCGGTCAACGTGGGCTGGCTGTGGCTGTTCTTCAGCGGCGCCGTCGTGGCGGGGATCGGGTTTGGCGCCAGCTTCCTGGGGGCGTTGCGGTTGCTGCTGCCGCTGGCTCACGCCCATGAACGGGCGGGGCTGATGTCGACGTTTCTGGCGTTGAGCTACCTGGCGTTCTGCGTCCCGGCGCTGCTTGCCGGGCTGGCGGTCAAAAGCGAGGGCCTGGTGGTCACGACCAACGTGTACGGGGCCGTAGTGGTGGTGTTGGCGTTGCTGGCCCTGGGCGGGTTGCTCATGCAGCGCATGACCAAGGCGCGCGCGGCCTGA
- a CDS encoding lactate dehydrogenase encodes MTSISSITSTQPLVVTPTVATQPVATAAVGTTPSTASPSSVVLLGQDTLVTNAQTYTARGVIADADVPPAWEYTRQDSVTLAMQGNFSTTHGVGRFQGLGATLLAQLAQTGKGVSQSVISSPSGRTLEPSELAAAQDKLHSSAADNSISLTLKTASGKTVQLTLSSSENGLAVQAQVSGGDLSDDELAALGKMADGFQSAIDGLTAKPPQLKLEALTQYDSNVFSSVALSTRIKLNDGSVQTLDMNADADQRSVRMSGASGNLNISVDLKNAAIIGNSDQQAKAVKNYVSQIEAARTRGDGDAQLLSLFEDGFKTLHSQYPGARPSTAPQTVNSIDLTDTDHGLLTGLADFKASVTEKTEASNPARPDELDAFSYNLSQSTQSKGRDQLNRTLVQNQQSSLIASYHKALTAGQKLDLSRDPTSQNYLYYQINDQASSKTNIGYDKGALVQASVSQSASQSTRISKYVMGHLESDTRTPLSSSKTQNFLSVLQQALQQDKDAKQGRGVSTLKDTLAGIQDKVLLRGSASDLKG; translated from the coding sequence ATGACTTCGATTTCCTCTATCACCTCCACGCAGCCTCTGGTGGTCACCCCGACAGTGGCGACTCAGCCGGTGGCCACCGCAGCGGTGGGGACAACCCCGAGCACCGCATCGCCTTCGTCTGTCGTGTTGCTGGGGCAGGACACCCTCGTCACTAACGCACAGACCTACACCGCCCGTGGTGTGATTGCCGACGCCGATGTGCCGCCCGCCTGGGAATACACGCGGCAGGATTCGGTGACCCTGGCGATGCAGGGCAACTTCAGCACGACGCATGGTGTGGGCCGTTTCCAGGGCCTTGGCGCCACGCTGCTTGCGCAACTGGCGCAGACGGGGAAGGGTGTTTCCCAATCGGTGATCAGCTCGCCTTCCGGACGAACCCTTGAACCCTCCGAGCTGGCGGCCGCCCAGGACAAACTGCACAGCAGTGCCGCCGACAACAGCATCAGCCTGACCCTGAAGACCGCCAGCGGCAAGACCGTGCAGTTGACCCTTTCCAGCAGCGAAAACGGGCTGGCGGTACAGGCACAGGTCAGCGGTGGCGACCTGAGCGACGACGAACTCGCCGCGCTGGGCAAGATGGCGGACGGTTTTCAATCGGCCATCGACGGGCTGACGGCGAAACCTCCTCAGCTCAAGCTGGAAGCGTTGACGCAATATGACAGCAACGTGTTTTCGTCGGTGGCGCTGAGCACCCGCATCAAACTGAATGACGGCAGCGTCCAGACCCTCGACATGAATGCCGACGCCGACCAGCGTTCAGTGCGCATGAGCGGTGCGTCGGGCAATCTGAACATTTCGGTCGATCTGAAGAATGCCGCCATTATCGGCAACAGCGACCAGCAGGCGAAAGCCGTTAAAAACTACGTGAGTCAGATTGAAGCCGCCCGGACACGCGGTGACGGCGACGCACAATTGCTCTCCCTCTTCGAAGACGGGTTCAAGACGCTGCACAGCCAATACCCGGGAGCCCGGCCTTCCACTGCACCCCAGACCGTCAACTCCATCGACTTGACCGATACCGATCACGGCTTGCTGACGGGCCTGGCCGATTTCAAGGCGTCGGTCACCGAGAAGACCGAGGCCAGCAACCCGGCACGCCCTGATGAGCTGGACGCGTTCTCGTACAACCTGTCGCAATCGACGCAATCCAAAGGCCGGGATCAGTTGAACCGGACCCTCGTTCAGAACCAGCAATCGAGCCTGATTGCCAGTTACCACAAGGCGCTCACCGCAGGCCAGAAGCTGGACCTGAGCCGCGATCCGACGTCGCAGAATTACCTGTATTACCAGATCAACGATCAGGCCAGCAGCAAGACCAACATCGGTTACGACAAAGGGGCATTGGTGCAGGCGTCGGTCAGCCAGTCCGCAAGCCAGTCGACGCGTATTTCCAAATACGTGATGGGGCACCTGGAGAGCGACACGCGGACGCCGTTGTCATCGTCAAAAACCCAGAATTTCCTGAGCGTGCTGCAACAGGCGCTACAACAGGACAAGGACGCGAAACAAGGACGTGGCGTTTCGACGCTCAAGGACACCCTGGCGGGGATTCAGGACAAGGTATTGTTGCGGGGCAGTGCGAGCGACCTGAAAGGTTGA
- a CDS encoding TetR/AcrR family transcriptional regulator, with amino-acid sequence MAIKEGIRTGGRSARVQTSIHAAVRDLLEEQDRSALSVPMIAARAGVTPSTIYRRWGDLTSLLADAAVERLRPDEPVDCGSLREDLRTWVEVYLEETNSAPGREMMRDVVASSATLCSGKCLNMVRDQLQIIIDRAHLRGERSPSADELVDAVVAPMVYRILYAESAPTLERMHQLLDRCLG; translated from the coding sequence ATGGCTATCAAAGAAGGCATTCGTACCGGCGGCCGTAGCGCCCGGGTGCAGACATCGATCCACGCCGCCGTGCGCGACTTGCTTGAAGAGCAGGACCGTTCCGCGTTGAGCGTGCCGATGATCGCTGCCCGTGCAGGCGTCACGCCCTCGACCATCTACCGTCGCTGGGGCGATTTGACGTCGCTGCTGGCCGATGCGGCAGTGGAACGGTTGCGCCCCGATGAACCGGTGGATTGCGGCAGCCTGCGCGAAGATTTGCGCACTTGGGTCGAGGTCTACCTCGAAGAAACCAATTCCGCACCGGGCCGCGAAATGATGCGCGACGTGGTCGCCAGCAGCGCAACCCTGTGCTCGGGCAAGTGCCTGAACATGGTCCGCGATCAGTTGCAGATCATCATCGACCGCGCCCACTTGCGCGGCGAGCGCAGCCCATCCGCCGATGAGCTGGTCGATGCGGTCGTGGCGCCGATGGTGTACCGGATTCTCTATGCCGAATCGGCCCCCACCCTCGAACGCATGCATCAGCTGCTGGATCGCTGCCTCGGTTGA
- a CDS encoding enoyl-CoA hydratase — protein MTYEMILKEIKGRVALLTLNRPQALNALNAQLISELNHALDELERDRDIGCIVLTGSAKAFAAGADIKEMAELTYPQIYLDDLFSDSDRVANRRKPIIAAVSGFALGGGCELALMCDFILAADNARFGQPEIKLGVLPGMGGTQRLTRAVGKAKAMEMCLTGRMIDAEEAERSGLVARIVPQAQLLEEALKVAESIAAKSLPVAMMVKESVNRAFEVSLSEGIRFERRVFHSAFASADQKEGMAAFIEKREPNFKHR, from the coding sequence ATGACTTACGAAATGATCTTGAAGGAAATAAAAGGTCGGGTTGCGTTGCTTACGCTTAACCGCCCACAAGCACTGAATGCCCTCAATGCGCAGTTGATCAGCGAGCTCAATCACGCGCTGGATGAACTCGAACGCGACCGTGACATTGGCTGCATCGTGCTGACGGGGTCGGCCAAAGCGTTTGCCGCCGGTGCTGATATCAAGGAAATGGCCGAACTGACATACCCGCAAATCTATCTGGATGACCTGTTCAGCGACAGCGACCGGGTGGCCAATCGCCGCAAGCCGATTATCGCGGCGGTGTCCGGGTTTGCGTTGGGGGGCGGCTGTGAACTGGCCCTGATGTGCGATTTCATCCTGGCGGCGGACAACGCCAGGTTCGGTCAGCCGGAGATCAAGCTCGGCGTGCTTCCGGGCATGGGCGGCACGCAGCGCCTGACCCGCGCCGTGGGCAAGGCAAAGGCCATGGAAATGTGTCTGACCGGGCGCATGATCGACGCCGAGGAAGCGGAGCGTTCCGGACTGGTGGCGCGCATCGTGCCTCAAGCGCAATTGCTCGAAGAGGCGCTGAAGGTCGCCGAGAGCATCGCCGCCAAGTCGTTGCCGGTGGCGATGATGGTCAAGGAAAGTGTCAATCGCGCGTTCGAGGTCAGCTTGTCCGAGGGCATCCGCTTCGAACGTCGGGTGTTCCATTCGGCGTTTGCCAGCGCGGATCAGAAGGAAGGCATGGCGGCATTCATCGAGAAGCGTGAGCCAAACTTCAAGCACCGCTGA
- a CDS encoding YebC/PmpR family DNA-binding transcriptional regulator, translated as MGAQWKVKHKEAAANAKGKIFGKLSKEIMIAARSGADPDMNSRLRLVVEQAKKASMPRETLERAIKKGAGLLGEHVHFEKVTYEGFAPHKVPVIVECLTDNVNRTVAEIRVLFRKGQMGAAGSITWDFDHLGMIEAAGDGKADPEEAAIEAGAQDVEPGDEGVTLFYTEVTDLDAVCKALPEQGFTVESAKIGYRPKNPVSGLSDEQMAEVEAFLEAIDGHDDVQDVYVGLAG; from the coding sequence ATGGGCGCACAGTGGAAGGTCAAACACAAAGAAGCAGCAGCCAATGCCAAGGGCAAGATTTTCGGCAAGCTGTCCAAGGAAATCATGATTGCCGCGCGTTCCGGCGCTGATCCCGACATGAATTCGCGCCTGCGTTTGGTGGTCGAGCAGGCGAAGAAAGCCTCTATGCCCCGCGAGACGCTGGAGCGCGCGATCAAAAAGGGCGCTGGCCTGCTGGGCGAGCACGTGCACTTCGAGAAAGTGACCTATGAAGGGTTCGCGCCGCACAAGGTGCCGGTGATCGTCGAATGCCTGACCGATAACGTCAACCGCACGGTTGCCGAGATCCGTGTGCTGTTCCGCAAGGGGCAAATGGGCGCTGCTGGCTCCATCACGTGGGATTTCGACCATCTGGGCATGATCGAAGCCGCGGGCGACGGCAAGGCCGACCCGGAAGAAGCCGCCATCGAAGCCGGCGCTCAGGACGTCGAGCCGGGTGACGAGGGCGTGACCCTGTTCTACACCGAAGTCACTGACCTGGACGCCGTGTGCAAGGCGCTGCCAGAACAAGGCTTCACTGTGGAATCCGCCAAGATCGGCTACCGCCCGAAAAACCCGGTGTCGGGCTTGAGCGACGAGCAGATGGCCGAGGTTGAAGCGTTTCTGGAAGCGATTGACGGCCACGATGACGTGCAGGACGTGTACGTCGGTCTGGCCGGTTGA
- a CDS encoding anti-sigma factor, with translation MMTLPPSERDLHAYVDGQLNDADRQTMETYLATKPELAQQLLAWQRDAQNLRASLSGELHRPANPDLDPTFIRQRVRRSRSRQFATAAVLLIAVGVGGMSGWQAREMTLVSGVQPMADAVQAYRMFAVNDSMASDWNTDKPNNAQVWLDKHFAQANRLPDLASAGFKPVSGRLTSTEQGAAAMVVYKDDEGRTLSFYIRPPGPNNHLLAPGTRRDGELEADYWSGGGYNYAVVSPADDPAVKAARQALRQPI, from the coding sequence ATGATGACATTGCCTCCCAGTGAACGCGACTTGCACGCCTACGTCGATGGGCAACTCAACGACGCCGACCGGCAGACGATGGAGACGTATCTGGCCACGAAGCCCGAGTTGGCCCAGCAACTGCTGGCCTGGCAGCGGGATGCCCAGAACCTGCGCGCCAGCTTGAGTGGCGAACTGCATCGCCCGGCCAATCCAGACCTGGACCCGACGTTCATCCGCCAGCGCGTGCGTCGTAGCCGCAGCCGCCAGTTCGCCACCGCGGCGGTGCTGTTGATCGCGGTCGGTGTCGGCGGGATGAGTGGCTGGCAGGCCCGGGAAATGACCCTCGTCAGCGGCGTTCAGCCCATGGCCGACGCCGTGCAGGCCTATCGGATGTTCGCGGTCAACGACAGCATGGCCAGCGACTGGAACACCGACAAGCCGAACAACGCGCAGGTCTGGCTGGACAAGCATTTCGCCCAGGCCAACCGCCTGCCCGATCTGGCGTCAGCCGGGTTCAAACCCGTGAGTGGGCGCCTGACCAGCACCGAACAAGGTGCCGCCGCGATGGTGGTGTACAAGGATGACGAAGGACGGACGCTGAGTTTCTACATCCGTCCGCCAGGCCCGAACAATCATTTGCTGGCCCCCGGCACGCGACGGGACGGTGAGCTGGAAGCCGATTATTGGTCAGGAGGTGGTTACAACTACGCCGTGGTCAGCCCTGCCGATGACCCTGCTGTCAAGGCTGCGCGACAGGCGTTGCGTCAGCCGATTTGA
- a CDS encoding leucine-rich repeat-containing protein kinase family protein has protein sequence MHTLADLRAGTLAGSKRLDLSCGLTAFPDEIFNLSDSLEVLNLSDNQLSELPADLHRLKRLKILFCSNNLFTHLPEALGQCEQLFFVGFKACRITEVSPRSLPPRLRALVLTDNRLESLPDELGRFEHLQKLMLAGNRLRTLPPSLAACQRLELVRIASNEIRRLPDWLLQMPALAWLAFSGNPLNDIHTEEPIRQIPWSALTLHQVLGEGASGVIQQAEWQHDDGVTDEVAVKLYKGELTSDGSPLNEMAACIAAGQHPNLIPVLGQVFDHPQQARGLVMELISPRFITLARPPSLESCTRDVYGSTRLSLATVRRMAHGLADACGHLHRKGINHGDLYAHNVLWAEQGESLLGDFGAAAFYPDETTGQTLERIEVRAFGILLDELLTCCDGSDEETAVLRGLAARCIQPQVMKRPGFAEVLALLDR, from the coding sequence ATGCACACTCTCGCAGACCTGCGCGCCGGCACACTGGCGGGCAGCAAACGGCTGGACCTCAGCTGCGGCCTCACGGCGTTTCCCGACGAGATTTTCAACCTCAGCGATTCGCTGGAGGTGTTGAACCTGTCGGACAATCAACTCAGCGAGCTGCCGGCCGATCTGCACCGGCTCAAACGCCTCAAGATTCTGTTCTGTTCCAACAACCTGTTCACCCACCTGCCCGAAGCGTTGGGCCAGTGCGAGCAGTTGTTTTTCGTCGGCTTCAAGGCGTGCCGGATCACCGAAGTATCGCCCCGCTCGCTGCCACCCCGTCTGCGCGCCCTCGTCTTGACGGATAACCGCCTGGAATCACTGCCTGATGAGCTGGGTCGGTTCGAACACCTGCAAAAACTGATGCTGGCCGGAAACCGATTGCGCACCCTGCCCCCGTCACTGGCGGCGTGTCAGCGGCTGGAGCTGGTGCGCATAGCGTCCAACGAGATTCGCCGATTGCCGGACTGGCTGCTGCAGATGCCCGCGCTGGCCTGGCTGGCGTTTTCCGGCAACCCGCTGAACGACATTCACACTGAGGAGCCCATCCGGCAGATTCCCTGGTCAGCGCTGACCTTGCATCAGGTGCTGGGAGAAGGCGCTTCCGGGGTGATTCAGCAGGCGGAATGGCAGCACGACGACGGAGTGACCGACGAGGTGGCCGTCAAGCTCTATAAGGGCGAGCTGACCAGCGATGGCTCCCCATTGAATGAAATGGCTGCGTGCATCGCCGCCGGTCAGCACCCGAACCTGATTCCCGTCCTGGGGCAAGTGTTCGATCACCCGCAGCAGGCGCGAGGGTTGGTGATGGAGCTGATTTCCCCGCGATTCATCACCCTGGCCCGCCCGCCCAGCCTCGAATCCTGCACGCGTGACGTCTACGGCAGTACGCGCCTGAGCCTTGCGACGGTGCGGCGCATGGCCCACGGCCTTGCCGACGCCTGCGGGCATTTGCATCGCAAAGGCATCAATCACGGCGACCTGTACGCCCATAACGTTCTCTGGGCGGAACAGGGCGAAAGTCTGCTGGGGGATTTCGGCGCTGCCGCGTTTTATCCCGATGAAACGACGGGCCAGACCCTGGAGCGCATCGAGGTGCGGGCGTTCGGGATATTGCTGGATGAGTTGCTGACGTGTTGCGACGGGTCTGACGAAGAAACGGCTGTGCTGCGGGGGCTTGCGGCGCGCTGCATTCAGCCACAGGTCATGAAACGACCGGGGTTTGCCGAGGTGCTGGCGCTGCTGGATCGCTAG
- the tssI gene encoding type VI secretion system tip protein TssI/VgrG produces the protein MHKDSPVTMTLSIASRPSDLLVVGVKGRDRLNAPFCFDIDLVSPDPALDLASLRQCNAGLEIGGTPAPVHGVHGQISDARQLYRGADLSVYRLRLTPALQQLCGPTRRRAFNGLTVPQILTRLLHDHGLTDGAFRFDHLIGVYPRRPHCLQYDESDLHFLQRLCEEEGIAFRHEHALQRHTLVFSDDPMGFPEGSAPAPIDHLAEQLSVQASYSSHAGEHYTPQAFAPQHHASDADNQRLCAVQNANRPLAQQQQKQISVRLLERLRCERREIRGRSRLPWFRAGLVVRVDGQPDPLLNDQSLLTDVRHSAWQLAPLRGCTSNDVIHILQAMASEGAADMGIAQWLLVPPGADRPALAGYENSFSVLPWTMPFRPSLEHPQPVVASLETATLIDGRADEAGRVRIRYGWQTEGPASPFRDSWARVVGSLTEPRAGMALRIQFFEGDPDQPLVCGMAEGPERISVLEPTERDGASPPTKPPEPAPVLVDSKVPLTLRGARATLHINAHGIRYTPHATGDDGM, from the coding sequence ATGCACAAAGACTCGCCAGTGACGATGACCCTGTCCATCGCCAGCCGCCCCAGCGATCTGCTGGTCGTCGGCGTCAAGGGTCGTGATCGACTCAATGCGCCATTTTGCTTCGACATCGACCTTGTGAGCCCTGATCCTGCGCTGGATCTGGCGTCGTTGCGGCAGTGCAACGCCGGGTTGGAAATCGGCGGCACGCCTGCCCCGGTGCATGGCGTGCATGGGCAGATCAGCGACGCCCGACAACTGTATCGCGGCGCTGACCTCAGCGTGTACCGGCTACGCCTGACCCCTGCCCTCCAGCAACTGTGCGGCCCGACCCGGCGTCGCGCATTCAACGGGCTGACGGTGCCGCAAATCCTCACGCGGCTGCTGCACGACCACGGCCTGACTGACGGGGCGTTCCGGTTCGATCACTTGATCGGCGTATATCCCCGCCGACCTCATTGCCTGCAATACGACGAAAGCGACCTGCACTTCCTGCAGAGGCTGTGCGAAGAAGAAGGCATTGCCTTTCGCCATGAACACGCTCTTCAACGGCATACCCTGGTGTTTTCCGACGACCCGATGGGTTTCCCGGAAGGGTCGGCGCCCGCCCCGATCGATCACCTCGCCGAGCAACTGTCCGTGCAGGCCAGCTACAGCAGCCATGCGGGCGAGCATTACACGCCCCAGGCCTTTGCACCTCAACACCATGCCTCCGATGCCGACAATCAGCGCCTTTGCGCGGTGCAGAACGCCAATCGCCCCCTCGCACAACAGCAGCAGAAACAGATCAGCGTGCGCCTGCTGGAGCGGCTGCGCTGTGAACGGCGGGAAATCAGGGGCCGCAGCCGCTTGCCCTGGTTTCGCGCAGGCCTGGTCGTACGCGTGGACGGACAGCCAGACCCATTGCTCAATGATCAATCGCTGTTGACGGATGTGCGCCACAGCGCCTGGCAACTGGCGCCGTTAAGGGGCTGCACCTCCAACGACGTCATTCATATCTTGCAGGCCATGGCGTCAGAGGGCGCCGCCGACATGGGCATTGCACAATGGCTGCTTGTCCCGCCGGGCGCAGACCGGCCAGCGCTGGCGGGCTACGAAAACAGTTTTAGTGTGCTGCCGTGGACAATGCCGTTCAGGCCGTCCCTGGAACACCCGCAACCCGTCGTGGCGTCGCTGGAGACCGCCACCCTGATCGACGGACGGGCGGACGAAGCCGGTCGAGTCAGGATTCGATATGGATGGCAGACCGAAGGTCCGGCAAGCCCATTCAGAGACAGTTGGGCACGCGTCGTCGGCAGTCTCACCGAGCCGCGCGCTGGAATGGCGTTGCGTATTCAGTTTTTCGAAGGTGACCCCGACCAGCCGCTGGTCTGTGGCATGGCCGAGGGCCCTGAGCGGATTTCGGTCCTTGAACCCACCGAACGGGACGGTGCGTCGCCACCGACGAAACCGCCCGAGCCAGCGCCTGTGCTCGTCGACAGCAAGGTACCCCTCACCCTGCGCGGCGCCCGCGCCACCTTGCACATCAACGCGCACGGCATCCGGTATACGCCGCACGCCACGGGAGACGACGGCATGTGA